One stretch of Argiope bruennichi chromosome 3, qqArgBrue1.1, whole genome shotgun sequence DNA includes these proteins:
- the LOC129962832 gene encoding ras-related protein Rab-7a-like, which translates to MDIRKRPLLKVILLGDSGVGKTSLMNQYVHRKFSDAYKATIGADFYTKDVTVDGKIVTLQIWDTVGQERFQSLGIAFYRGADCVVLVYDVSSPASYHSLEVWKDEFLIHGAPRDPRNFPFVVIGNKIDLGSRICCKDQIQELLLCDYTVPCFQASAKDGTNIDEAFQMVAKMALSLEKEDELINSVPEAIRFRRDEGKSFNCTC; encoded by the coding sequence ATGGATATAAGAAAGCGACCATTACTAAAAGTAATTCTTTTGGGAGATAGCGGTGTTGGAAAGACTTCCCTAATGAATCAGTATGTCCATAGAAAATTTAGCGATGCCTATAAAGCAACGATTGGGGCCGATTTTTACACTAAGGATGTAACCGTGGATGGTAAGATTGTTACTTTACAAATATGGGATACTGTAGGTCAAGAACGCTTCCAGTCTTTGGGAATAGCATTTTATAGAGGCGCAGATTGCGTTGTTTTGGTTTACGATGTTTCTTCGCCAGCGTCTTATCATTCTTTAGAGGTATGGAAAGATGAATTTCTCATACACGGAGCACCAAGAGATCCAAGAAACTTTCCATTTGTtgtaataggaaataaaattgacCTCGGTAGCAGGATTTGTTGCAAAGACCAAATTCAAGAATTGCTTTTATGCGATTATACTGTACCCTGTTTTCAAGCTAGTGCCAAAGATGGAACTAATATCGATGAGGCTTTCCAAATGGTTGCAAAAATGGCTCTTTCCTTGGAAAAAGAAGATGAACTGATCAATTCTGTTCCTGAAGCAATACGCTTCAGAAGAGATGAAGGAAAATCTTTCAACTGTACATgctag